TGCTCGCCGGCGTCGGCGACCGgggctcctcatcctcctcctcctcccacccgccgccaccgcctccgcccAAGATCCTCCTCGCGAAGCCGCCTCTGCCGCCCCCCTCGTCCTCCGGCGCCGACGACGAGGGCGCTGGCAACGGCGGTTAATTCAAGAGCAGCCATGGATGAATTGGTGCTACGTTAACCGCATTTAATAGTGAACAGAATTGGTGTGGTCAGTGGAAGAGTATGAATTAACACTGTGAGCAGACGCTAGCATCGACATGAGACATGCATGCAAACTTTGTCGAATAATACTGTAACAGGGAGGCTCTTCCCGGCTCCATTATTAGAACGAAACCACATCATCCATAAATCAGCTCAAGCGAGCAGTTCAATCATTCAAGAAAAGTAACATGGCAAAcgtggtactccctccgtaaagaaatacaaGAGCGTTTACAGATGAAGTACAGAACAGGCAAACGTAAAAGGAAACACAAAACGTACATACTGTACAACGAATGCAACACGCAGATACGTTGATCGCTCTGCCAGTTGACCCATTTCAATCAAGGACACATACTGTACCTTGTCGGCACCAGCATGAGTGGTGTCTTCTTTCGGAAAGTCAGCGCCCCTGCCTCCTCCATGTTGACATCCTCACAGCTCACCCCATCAGGGAGCTCCCAGTTGAAGCAGTAGAGCATATTGGCCAAGATGAACTCGACGTTAGCCACGCCCATGGCCAATCCCGGGCAGATCCGTCGTCCCGACCCAAACGGCAAAAGCTCGAAATGCGCCCCATTGAAGTCAACATCCTTGTCCTGAAACCTTTCTGGGCGAAATTCCTCCGAATCATCATTCCACGCGCCTGGGTCCCTACCGATAGCCCATGCGTTCACGATGATCTTTGTCTTGGCTGGGATGTCGTATCCTGCGACCTGAATCCGCCCCGTGGTCTCCCTCGGGACGAGCAACGTCGCCGGGGGATGCAGCCGCAGCGTCtccttcaccaccatcttcaggtatTTGAGCTTGGGCATGTCGTCGTGCTGCAGGAGCTCTGTCTTGCCTCCGATGGCCCTGATTTCATCTTGTACCTTGCCGAGTAACCTTGGCTGCCGAATTAGCTCCGCCATTGCCCAGTTTATTGTCACTGAGCTAGTGTGATTGCCACCGACGAAAGTGTTCTGAAACATTGGCAATTGGCATGTGATGAACTAATTGCTCCATCCATTcctttatacaaggccacaaacttatATTACAGATATAAAGATAAAATCTAATGATTGCTTTGCAAACCAACTTTTCTTTTTGTTAACCCGAATCATTAATACGCCGcatgcatgcaagaaaggaacgagAAGAAAGTAACTAGGTGCATTATAACTATATGCATGCAAGTACTAAACAAGTTGCTAATAGAAAAAAACATCTTTaatttttgcctcgattactgttgatGGCCCTATATAGATGCAAAATGTCTTTCTCATAGTGAGGAAATGGAGAGAGTATTTATTTACCAAACATTTTGGTACATTCAATTCGAGTATATGTAATGATGAGGTTAAATAATTACCATGAGGATGGCCTTGGCATGTTCCCTTGTGAAGCTGTTGGTGGCTCCTGCAGGATTTTTCCAAAGGTCCACGAGCTCTTGCACGAGTACAGATGCGCACTCGTCATCGGGCTGCCTTCTGCGGCTGGGATCGTCGTCGATGCACTGGTCGATGACTTGTTCAAAGAAGGCATCAATCTTCTTGAAGATCCTCTCTCGGCGGGACTTAATGCCCGTAACTTTGTCGACGAGGCGACCAACGCTGTTGGGGAAGAAGTCCTCGACAGAGAAGCCGCTCAGCATGTCCATGGTCTCGTTCAGCACGGGAACAAACTGCCCCTTGAACTGCTCCGCCGCGTAGTTTTCGCCAAAGGCGAAAGAGCCGATGATCCCGTCCAGCGTGGCAAAGATGTGGTCGGCGACTGCCACTGGCTTTCGACCGGTGTTGGTGAGGTTCTTCACAAGATTTCCCATCTAGTCACGGACAAGTATAATCCAGCAACTCAGTGTCATCTATCAAGTTAGCCTTATGAAAAAGAACATTTTTCACTGGTTCAGTTCTATATGTAGAAAATCTCATAGTCTGTGTTGCACAAGATAATATATCGCAAATACAGACTCATGAATATGCATCCGTGGGTTGTTGGGAACTTCTCATTCATTGAGTTGCGCAAATATATACAGACAAAACTCTTTATATGTTGTGACTCTATGGACACAGCAATCACAGTTCACAGCCACTCGCTGTGTGTGGGGATACCAGCTACGGGTAGACAAAATGTTTCCCTCTATTATTTTCTTCATTTTCAATTGGTTTTCCTTTATTCCCTTTTTCGTTGTGTAGGATTGCAGGATTCTTGTTAGAGTCAAATATATACCAGTGGTAAATGAAGTTGCGGGTGATGGCTAATTTGGTTTCTGAAGTGTACTGTGAACCGGGCCAAAACTTGTATGACTGCAAATACAATTCTAGTTACATACTCTCTCCATTCCAAAATCTATAGTTCGGAAGTAAAACGATCGTATTTCACACAAAAGAAGAGTAAAACTATCGTATGGTTGACgaagttttttgaaaaaaataatatcAACAACTACATTACAAAATAGGACTATTAGATCTACACTGAAATATGTTTTCATATTTCATCTGTTTAGTATTGTATACACTAACTGCTTTTTGTATAAATTTGGGAaaattttacaaagtttgacttctgaAAAGTTTTATACACCTTGTTTTATGGAACAGGGGGAGTAGAATAAGTTTTATTAGGCCTCTTCCAATGCAAAGGTGATACGGTGCTAAGAACATTAAATGGTTTTAGCAACTCAATTCCTCAATGTATAGGTGTTTAGCTTTTTGTTGCTAAGCTTCCTTCATTTAATTTAGTTGCAGACTCGGAATAACGTTTTCACGTAGCTACATGTGTTTAGCATCATTTTTTTCCAAACTCACCAAACTACTCTATGTATTTATAATTGACTTGCCACATCAGATGTTATGTctacttggcagacttggcagccttGACTTTTCATAAGCACGGTATT
This portion of the Triticum dicoccoides isolate Atlit2015 ecotype Zavitan chromosome 7A, WEW_v2.0, whole genome shotgun sequence genome encodes:
- the LOC119330245 gene encoding 4-hydroxyphenylacetaldehyde oxime monooxygenase-like; the encoded protein is MGRYSQLLELLPQQWQLLLFILPLISLLFLHRRRNRPGGLRLPPGPWKLPVVGNLHQIGPLPHRSLSALARRHGPVMMLRLGTVPTVVLSSPEAAREALKTHDADCCSRPPAAGPRLLSYGYKDVAFSPYSDYVRDMRKLFIVELLSRRRVQAACYARDTQMGNLVKNLTNTGRKPVAVADHIFATLDGIIGSFAFGENYAAEQFKGQFVPVLNETMDMLSGFSVEDFFPNSVGRLVDKVTGIKSRRERIFKKIDAFFEQVIDQCIDDDPSRRRQPDDECASVLVQELVDLWKNPAGATNSFTREHAKAILMNTFVGGNHTSSVTINWAMAELIRQPRLLGKVQDEIRAIGGKTELLQHDDMPKLKYLKMVVKETLRLHPPATLLVPRETTGRIQVAGYDIPAKTKIIVNAWAIGRDPGAWNDDSEEFRPERFQDKDVDFNGAHFELLPFGSGRRICPGLAMGVANVEFILANMLYCFNWELPDGVSCEDVNMEEAGALTFRKKTPLMLVPTRYSMCP